A region of the Firmicutes bacterium HGW-Firmicutes-1 genome:
GGTTAAATAAACCATCCTGTTCTACAGTTGGAAGTTCTTTTGATATGAAAAACCAAGTTATTGTTTATTTAACCGAGAACTTGTCAAATACGAATAACGACGATAAGTTTTCCCTTGGCATGAAAAAATTAATATCTTTATTAGAAAAAAATGAGGGGCGTGCGCTAGTACTTACCAACTCCTTAGAGGAAGTTCGGAAAATCAGAATGGGATTTAAAGATTATCAACTACCTTTTGAGGTTTTATGGGAGGACAAAGGAGAGCGGGGATATCTTGTCCGAAAATTCCGAGAGGAAGTGTCTTCTGTATTGATTGGTGCTAATTTTTGGGAAGGTATCGATGTACCTGGAGAGGCGTTAAACCTTCTAATTGTTTGGCAACTTCCTTTTCCATCACAAGATCCTTTAATTGAACAACAACGTAAGGTGGCAAAGGAAGAGGGATTGGACCCAATGAAGACAGTAGATTATCCTGAAATGGGGCTTAAATTAAAACAAGGATGTGGTAGATTAATTCGAACGAAGGATGACCAAGGGGCGATAGCTATTATAGAGCCGGTTATAGGAACCCCTTGGGAGGAAGTCGTCATGGGTGCCCTACCACCTGGTGCTATAATAAAGAATTGACAAGGGTGAGATACGTGTTATAATAAAATTATTACACACGTAGTAATTGGGAGGTTTTTTATGAATACGATGCCAACTATTTCAGAAGCTGAATACCAGGTCATGAAAATTATATGGGCAAATGCACCCATTAGTACCAATGAAGTGATCGAAAAGCTAGTGGACACCAGTACATGGAGTCCTAAAACGATACAAACACTGCTCTCTAGATTGGTAAAAAAAAGAGTGTTGGATTATAAGAAGGATAGTAGGATATTTGTCTATACGCCTTTGGTGAAAGAAGAAGAATACTTAGTTCAGGAAAGCAATACTTTTCTGAATAAATTTTATGATGGAACGCTAAGCTCTATGGTAGTTAATTTTATTGAACAAGATAAATTAACGAAAGATAATATTGATGAACTGAAAAGAATTTTAGATGATAGCCTAGCGAAGGCAGGAAAGAAGTATGATTGATTTCTTATTTACACGCTTTATAATAAGTTCCCTTATTTCCTCCTCTCTAATTCTGTTTATTTTACTAATCAAAAGGGTATTTCAAAAGCATATTTCCATAAGGTGGCAATATAATATAGGGTTTTTATTTCTCATTATGTTGACGATCCCATTTATACCAAACCGATTATTCAATTCTGGGAATTTATATGATTTGGTATTCAATAAGATCAATATGAATAACAACATAACATCAGGAATTTTCCCGTTGAATAGTAAAGGAAATATATTATATAGTACTGATTGGTTGCAAGACTTTACCCTGTCGGTTAACCAATCTACTCCAGAATATTTAAACATATTGTTTATTGGAATATGGGGTAT
Encoded here:
- a CDS encoding BlaI/MecI/CopY family transcriptional regulator, whose protein sequence is MNTMPTISEAEYQVMKIIWANAPISTNEVIEKLVDTSTWSPKTIQTLLSRLVKKRVLDYKKDSRIFVYTPLVKEEEYLVQESNTFLNKFYDGTLSSMVVNFIEQDKLTKDNIDELKRILDDSLAKAGKKYD